The Lutibacter sp. A64 genome segment AATATTTAATCCAACCGATGTTCCTCTACCTCTAGCAGCACCTTTATTACCAGCTTCCATAATTCCAGGTCCACCACCAGTAATAACTCCATAACCACTTTGAGTTAAATGAAATGCAATACTTTCTGCTAATTTATAGTATTTATTATCTGGTTTTGTACGTGCAGAACCAAAAATGCTTACACAAGGTCCAATTTTACTTAAACGTTCGTAACCTTCTACAAATTCAGCCATAATTTTAAATATAGCCCAAGAATCGTTGGTTTTTATTTCATTCCAGGTTTTTTGTTCAAATTTTTCTCTTATTTTTCTGTCTTCATTTGTAATCATAAACTTCTAATAATTTTTTAAGTTGCTAAATATAAGTTTAAAAAAGTTAGTTGACTAATGTAATTCTTTTTTTAAGAATTTAGCAGTATAGCTTTTTTTATTCGTGCTAATTTCTTCGGGTGTACCGCAGCAAAGTAATTGACCGCCATTTTTTCCGCCCTCCATACCTATATCTATAATGTAATCTGCTAATTTAATAACATCCATATTGTGTTCAATAACAAGTATTGTATTTCCTTTGTTGGTGAGTTTATTTAAAACTTCCATAAGTACTCTAATGTCTTCAAAATGGAGTCCAGTTGTAGGTTCGTCTAAAATATAAAATGTATTTCCAGTATCTCTTTTAGATAATTCTGCAGCTAATTTTATACGTTGAGCTTCACCTCCAGAAAGTGTGGTAGATTGTTGACCTAGAGTAATATATCCTAGACCAACATCGTTTATGGTTTTTAATTTTCTATGAATTTTTGGTATGTTTTCAAAAAATACAACAGCATCTTCAATGGTCATATTTAACACATCTGAAATAGATTTACCTTTGTATCTAATTTCTAAAGTTTCTCGGTTGAAACGTTTGCCTTGGCAGGTTTCGCACTCTACATGAACGTCTGGTAAAAAATTCATTTCAATAACTCTAACACCACCACCTTGGCAGGTTTCGCAACGTCCGCCTTTTACATTAAATGAAAACCTTCCAGGTTTGTAACCTCTAATTGAAGCTTCGTTAGTTTTTGCATATAAACTTCTTATTTCGCTAAAAACACCGGTGTAGGTAGCAGGGTTGGAGCGTGGGGTTCTACCAATTGGAGATTGGTCTATGTCTATAACTTTATCTATATGTTCTAATCCTTTTATAGATTTGTATGGCATTGGTTTTTTTACACCTCTATAAATATGTTTGTTTAAAATTGGGTATAAAGTTTCGTTAATTAAGGTTGATTTTCCACTTCCAGAAACTCCTGTAACACAAATTAATTTTCCAAGAGGGAAATCTACAGAAACGTTTTTTAGATTGTTTCCTGTTGCTCCTTTTAACGAAATTGTTTTACCATTTCCTTTTCTTCTTTTTTTAGGAATTTCAATTTTTTTAGTTTCATTTAAATAATCTGCTGTTAAGGTGTGCTGTTGTTTTAATTCTTTAAAAGTTCCTTGGCTAACAATTTCTCCGCCGTGTACACCTGCTCCAGGGCCAATATCTAGAACAAAATCGGCATGTTCTATCATGTCTTTATCGTGTTCAACAACAATAACTGAGTTACCAACATCTCTTAAGTTTATTAGAGATTTAATTAGTTTTTCGTTATCTCTTTGGTGTAAACCTATGCTTGGTTCGTCTAAAATATAGAGTACACCAACCAATTGAGAACCAATTTGTGTTGCTAGTCTAATGCGTTGAGCTTCTCCTCCAGAAAGTGATTTTGAGCTTCTATCTAAGGCTAAATAATCTAGGCCAACGTCTAATAAAAATTGAATACGAGTTCTAATTTCTTTTAATATTTCTGAGGCTATTTTTAGCTGTTTTTTAGATAGTTTTTCTTCAATATTAGAAAACCATATTGCCAGTTCAGAAATGTCGAGTTGTGCTAATTCTGAAATATTTTTATTATTTATTTTAAAATATAAAGCTTCTTTTTTAAGGCGATTTGCATGGCAGGAATCACAATCAATTTCATCCATAAAATCTTTTGCCCAACGTTTTATTGAGGTAGAATCGCTTGCTTTGTATTGGTTTTCAATAAAGTTGAGAATACCTTCAAAATCAATTTCATAATTACGGGTAATTCCCATTGTTTTAGAAGCAATTTCAAACTTTTCATTACCGCCATTTAAAATAACCTCTAGAGCTTCTTTTGGAATTTTAGAAATTGGATCGGTTAATTGAAATTTATAACGTTCTGCAATAAGTTGTAATTGTTTAAAAATCCAACTGTTTTTTTGCTCGCCAATAGGGGCAATTCCTCCATTTTTAATAGAAATGCTTGTGTCTGGAATTATTTTTTTAATATTAACTTTATTAATTCTACCCAGTCCGTTGCATTTTGGACAAGCTCCTTTTGGAGAATTAAACGAAAATGAATTTGGTTCTGGATTTGGATATGAAATTCCGGTTTCTGGACACATTAATTCACGGCTGAAATAGCGAGGTATATCTGTGTTGTGTTCTAAAACCATCAATACATTTTCTCCAGAATATAGTGCTGTTGTAATTGTTTCTTCTAATCTTTTTTCTGAAGAGCTATTTATTAATAGGCGGTCAATTACAATTTCAATATCATGTGTTTTGTACCTGTCGAGTCGCATACCTTTTTCAATATCTCTAATTTCTCCATCAACCCGTACTTTTACAAAACCTTGTTTGGCAATTTGTTCAAATAATTCTCTGTAATGTCCTTTTCTAGATTTTATAACTGGAGCTAGAATTGCAACTTTTTTTTCGTTAAAATCAGACAGAATCAATTCTTTTATCTGTTCGTCGCTATAGCTTACCATTTTTTTATTGGTATTATAGCTATATGCATCTGCAGCACGGGCAAATAATAATCGTAAAAAATCGTAAATCTCAGTAATTGTTCCAACTGTAGATCGTGGACTTTTATTGGTAGTTTTTTGTTCAATAGAAATTACGGGTGAAAGTCCATCAATTTTATCAACATCCGGACGTTCTAATCCGCCTAAAAACTGTCTTGCATAGGCCGAAAAGGTTTCAATATACCTTCTTTGTCCTTCAGCATAAATAGTGTCAAAAGCTAATGATGATTTTCCGCTACCACTTAAACCAGTTATAACTACTAACTTTTCTCTTGGAATACGAACATCAATATTTTTTAAATTATGGACACGTGCTCCTAAAACTTCAAT includes the following:
- the uvrA gene encoding excinuclease ABC subunit UvrA produces the protein MIKQEEYIEVLGARVHNLKNIDVRIPREKLVVITGLSGSGKSSLAFDTIYAEGQRRYIETFSAYARQFLGGLERPDVDKIDGLSPVISIEQKTTNKSPRSTVGTITEIYDFLRLLFARAADAYSYNTNKKMVSYSDEQIKELILSDFNEKKVAILAPVIKSRKGHYRELFEQIAKQGFVKVRVDGEIRDIEKGMRLDRYKTHDIEIVIDRLLINSSSEKRLEETITTALYSGENVLMVLEHNTDIPRYFSRELMCPETGISYPNPEPNSFSFNSPKGACPKCNGLGRINKVNIKKIIPDTSISIKNGGIAPIGEQKNSWIFKQLQLIAERYKFQLTDPISKIPKEALEVILNGGNEKFEIASKTMGITRNYEIDFEGILNFIENQYKASDSTSIKRWAKDFMDEIDCDSCHANRLKKEALYFKINNKNISELAQLDISELAIWFSNIEEKLSKKQLKIASEILKEIRTRIQFLLDVGLDYLALDRSSKSLSGGEAQRIRLATQIGSQLVGVLYILDEPSIGLHQRDNEKLIKSLINLRDVGNSVIVVEHDKDMIEHADFVLDIGPGAGVHGGEIVSQGTFKELKQQHTLTADYLNETKKIEIPKKRRKGNGKTISLKGATGNNLKNVSVDFPLGKLICVTGVSGSGKSTLINETLYPILNKHIYRGVKKPMPYKSIKGLEHIDKVIDIDQSPIGRTPRSNPATYTGVFSEIRSLYAKTNEASIRGYKPGRFSFNVKGGRCETCQGGGVRVIEMNFLPDVHVECETCQGKRFNRETLEIRYKGKSISDVLNMTIEDAVVFFENIPKIHRKLKTINDVGLGYITLGQQSTTLSGGEAQRIKLAAELSKRDTGNTFYILDEPTTGLHFEDIRVLMEVLNKLTNKGNTILVIEHNMDVIKLADYIIDIGMEGGKNGGQLLCCGTPEEISTNKKSYTAKFLKKELH